DNA from Quercus lobata isolate SW786 chromosome 1, ValleyOak3.0 Primary Assembly, whole genome shotgun sequence:
ACAACTTTTAATAATGTGAGAAGCTAAACTGCTTGGGATAAGCAATGCTTTTACTCTCAAAAACCACCCAAATAGCACAAATCTcttcacaaaataaataaataaataaatgaaacacCTATGAACAACAGAGCAATAATACGCAGTGCCTCATTAGGTAAATGGTcatttaaaatgataataaaattactCTTCTTCCTCGAGTTTAAAGGCTACTTACAACGCTATTGAGGGTGTGTTGCCCATCACCCAGGCCCAACAACTCCAGTGCCTTTTGCCCGTTTTCTGCTGTAGTCACTAAAAGAAAGGAACCCAAATTACATATTAGGCATCAGTACATCATAACGTAAGTAAAGCCTCTAAAGTTGAAGGGTTATAGTGAGATGCATTAAAAAATCAGGAAGTGGCCCTTCTCgccctaaaaaaagaaataaattatctGGGTCATATAATTAGTGTATGGATGTGTCAAGCTTTGGGTCTGTAGCTTGACCCAGaacgtcttttttttttttcccaagaaaaataaaaaagttaaaaaaccaTCTCTCAATGCATGAAATTTTATGAGTAATGGTTATTACAAACTTGTTATTACATATTTACTGTACACACATGGTCTcatggattaaaattttgttttgaaaacataatttcaaaattttaactaaaattatgagctgtttggtaatattgttttaataacgttgtttgtaatttttgaaaatatgtgtaggtaaaaaaaaatataaaaatatgtataatgttgtttaaatactgaaaattattgtttaaataatgatAGCAAACAGaccatatattttcaaaatacattttaaataGAGTATATATGAAACGTGCAATAATGAATGGACAAAATTTTCCCATTTTTGATTCCCCTATTACCCTACCATCAAGAGAAAGTTGTTCTCTGAAAAAACCAgaagaaaaagttttaaaaacttgcTGGGCTTCGGCCCACTAGGTGACAACTGGTCAACTCTACGGTAAGACACCTGGACATTGTGCAGTTGCTTTTTAAGGACGTGTCTCCCTTGGTGTTTCTATTATGAGTGCCAGTGAAAATACACACACATTATATATGGGATCCACATACCTCAAAGGATATTGAGTGATGGTGACCAAGATCAGTAAGATGCACCCCTAAGATGTGAACCATGGATGGTCTCTCCTCGCTCAGACAAGACAACAACTTCCactcctttttctcttttttttcttcttttgtgttAAGACTTAAGTAGGAATTTAAGACTACCATTTTAACCAGCTTCTACTTCTACTACTGTTTAAATCATCCTATAAACCGCTAAAAACTGCCTCTTGAAATAGTAGAACTgagattgaaaataattatgaGAGAATGACTGTTCAGTTACAAACTGACATGAAGACATAACGTTCTATAGCATCTGTCtgcttactaaaaaaaaaaaaaagagaaaggaaaagaaaatcaaagaaaaccaagaaagagaaaaggagagaggGGGCATCATATATATACCTTTACATGAAGAGTTGGTAAGTAGCTTTTCAATGAGTTTGCGGTCCAACAAGCTGTCATCAACAGCTAAAACATGTGGTTTCTCATCCCCCAATGCCATTGAtgctgaagaaaaagaagaagaagaagccattcTCATATGCCTGTAGGTTGCAATGAGAGCCCCAAAGCTTTATGCACACAAAACCCTTTAAAGGAAGACAAGAAAAGAGACCGCTTTAACAAACAAGACAGCAAAAAGGGGGAAGAAAAAAACGTTTCTCTGACAAACTCGGCCTAAAATGGTACGAACCTAGCTATGTGAAAACAATATATTGTGTTGGGGGTGGGGCTATTACAGTGGGGGCCCCTCCTTCTGCTCTtgtaggttaaaaaaaaaaaaaacaaaacaaaaaaaaaacacagaggGTCTGAGTATTAAGAATAGTAGcactggaaaaagaaaaggaaatgagTCACAAAATCAAGGTGTCACAGATATTTCGTGATCCTTTTTGGTATTTGGGATACACAAACAACAACAGTGTCACCACCTCGTCTTCATAATCCAAATTCAGATCCCCAGAGCCAGAGAGAGATCCTACACTACAGCTCACCAAAACTATTTCAATTAGTATCTTCTTCTATTTATACTCTTCCTTTTTTAGGCTAGGAAGGAGAGGAGCCCCTATTTTATTCTCTGGACAAAATATTGTATTAGAATCTTGTTTATATTAAATGTTAGAGTTTATTCTTATTCTATGTGGATGAAGGGATTCGTTTTACAATAATGGTATCTACACAATCTACACGTTACCAAACGTTATCAATGGACAATGGGACCTAAAAAGCTAAGCTAAGACTCCTAGCATGGTTGTAAGAAAAAACCAAAGGATACCAATGGCTAGGAGCGATcagattttggattttattcttCCGGTTGGCCAactaattaaaccaaaaaaaaaaaaattatgttctaAGGCAAAATTACACCACAAAATATACTCAATAATTATGTAACTTTTAAGAGAATGTGTGATAAGTTATACTACATTTAAAACACAAGAGAAAGAAACAGGTAACTATACTTAATGATATGCCTAAATTAGCAATTGAACTCATATGTTTATATATAGGCGTGCGTACATAAAGCATGGTCAAGGttaattaaatgattttaagTAATATAACCTtgcagtgattttttttttttttttttttgagaagcgtatttcttttttatgtaaatGTGGAAGTTTAGGCTTAAACCAATCTACAGATTCATACCATTTTgatattgaaattaaaaaaaaaaaaaaaaatccttttgttaaaaggagaaaaaataaactattttcgTAATCCAAATTTCTTCAAACATATTGAAAAGTCAATGAAAATGCAAATGCTCTTATAAAAGGTAGGTAAATCGTATAATAGATATATAACATAATTCTTGTATGACCAgcgtgtgtgtgtgagagatcAGAATAAATCATTTGGATGgggttttgactttttttcATGATCTCATTTGCTTGTGCTAGAAAATATTACCTTTTTGGCATAATCTTCTTGTGCAGAAGAATCTGAAGATTTCTATTGATTTTATACTCTGAAATCATTACAAAGACAAAAATGGACTGCATAAtcattttatcttattttataggGATTGCATAATCATATTAATTGTTCAAACAAAGGTGTTGAGAAATAGAGTGTAGGGTTGTAATTGAAGTGGGACAAATTTCCAACTCGGCTTGGTTAGTAATACAGAAAATTACATTGTTAATTGTAATTTTGGGATTTGAAAGCTATCAATATTTTGTCCAAGTTCATGGtaacaatattttatatattcatatcaatgtaaaggcTCTCTTTAGTGTCTACacaccccaaaaaaatatatatatatatataaacatatatatatatataaatatatatatatatatatatatatatatataaataaagagagagagagagacccttCATTATTGGTTGTTGTTCCTATCTTTCACAACTCTGATACCATGCAAGGGTCAACACTAGTGACTAGACCTTTCATTATCGGTCATTGTTTCTAAATTTGACCCGGCTCGATTACATTACACTATATTCATATCAATGACCGATAATGAAGGGTCCAATAAAACACAAGCTTCTTACCAATATTTTGCAAAGTTTCTCAATGTTTGCTTCTCCTAGTCACTGACATGTTATTCTTTAGAGAATTGCTTTGTCCACAATGTGTTATAatacttttataacaaattttaagtgataagttgttattgattctaacTCACTAGTAATAGTCAGTAACAATTTgacacttataatttgttgtggaCATAAAAATTCTCTATTGTTATTCGCTAAGATCATAGGGAAATTCTCCACTTTTATCGTGGTGTATGTTAATGATTTCATTGTCCCTAGTACTGATTTCTATGcaattcaaaaactaaaaacacttcCTTGCAAAGAATTTCTTGAAGTACTTCCATAGCATTGAGATTACATGTTCACAATGAGACATCTTGTGTCAATACATGTTGAAATTCATCCACGAACCTAAGCTTCTACAATGGAGGATTGCTCAACACACAGAAAAGAGAGATGTAGAGCAAGAAGCAAGAATTGTGAAATGAATTTCTTGTATTGATAATTAACTTGCTCTATTCTTTATATACTAGATACAGAGGCGGGAAAACTGTAACAGAAAAACTAACTATAGAACCTATAGCTTCTATACACGTGGCAGctatagtattaataaactaaGCTACAGTGTTAACAAACTAACCAAATATGAATACTACTAAGCTATAG
Protein-coding regions in this window:
- the LOC115984486 gene encoding two-component response regulator ARR17-like isoform X2, producing the protein MRMASSSSFSSASMALGDEKPHVLAVDDSLLDRKLIEKLLTNSSCKVTTAENGQKALELLGLGDGQHTLNSVESPTMKDIPVVIVSSENVPTRIKKCMDEGAEEFMLKPLQKSDVNRLRCQLTKFSNPHKGMLCMGR